The sequence below is a genomic window from Melioribacteraceae bacterium.
CCTAACTTCAAAGTAGTAGGACCCAAATACGGAAAACTCGTTAAGGCGCTTACATCTGCGATCAAAGACCTCGACAAAAGGGCAATCGATACCCTAGACAAAACCGGAGAGTACGAATTGCAGATTCAAGGAGAATCTGTCAAAATATCTCGTGAGGATGTTGAGATATTAAGTCACGAAATTGAAGGGTGGCTTGTTGAGAGCGGGGAGGGTGTTACAGTAGCAATAGATACAGAGTTAACAGAGGATCTTATAGCTGAAGGTTATGCCCGTGAGTTTGTTAATCGTGTTCAGAATATGAGGAAGGATTCAGGCCTCGACGTTATAGACAGAATAAATCTCTATGCAAAAGGAGACGAAAAATTACTTGCGTATATTAATAACTTTTCTGAGTATATTGCGAATGAAGTTCTGGCAGAGAATATTAAAATAAATGAGGAAATTGAGGGTTATTCACAGGAATGGAAAATCGGTGATTATGATTGTTCTATTACAATAGTTAAAGTAAAATTTTAATTTTGGGAGGCATTATGGCAAAAAAAGTCGATAAAAAGAAAACTGCTAAAACCCCTGTAAAGAAAAAAACTGTTAAGAAATCTACTCCTAAACCTAAGGTGAAAAAGCAGGTAAAAGTTAAAAAAGCTGTTAAAGTTAAAGCTCCGGCTAAAAAACCTGTTAAATCTTCAGCATCAAGATCAAAACACGTCGAAGTTATTTCCCCGACAAAAAAAGTAAGAAAAATTCAGGGGTATTCTAAAAAAGATCTGGAAGAATTCAGGAAAGTGATTATTGAAAAACGAACTGAAATTATCGATCAGCTTCAGGCACTTAAAGATCAAATGATGGACCCTACTACCGGTCAGTATGTTAATGAGAATTCTCCTTATTCGCTCCATATGGCTGAACAGGGTACCGATGCTATGGAAAGAGAAAAACTCTACCTATGGGCCCAAAGGGAAAATAAATTTTTGGGATATCTTGATGATGCCCTCCAGAGAATCGAAAACGGTACTTATGGTATCTGTATTGAGTGTATTGATGAACCGCAGTATTTATGTCCAACCTGCCCTTTGATACCAAAGGATCGATTGATGGCAGTTCCTCATACACAGCATTGCCTGCAGGTTAAACAGAAAATGAAAGCTTAATCCGGTCTTTCTGGAAGTGAGAATATTTTGAAAGTACTATATACAACACTGATTATTGTTGTAGCTGACCAGCTGACAAAGTTTTTTGTGAAAGGCGGTACAATACCGCTTCTCAATCTCCGCGTTGATGGAATGTATTACGGGCAGAGCCATGAAGTATGGGGAGATTTTTTTAAAATAACTTTTGTCGAAAATCCCGGACTTGCATTCGGCATCGATGTAAACGATACATCAAAACTTTTCCTTTCGCTATTTTCATTGCTTGCAAGTATTGGAATCTTTTATTACCTATATAAATCACGGGATCAGAAACTGGTAATCCGGTTTGCTCTGGCTCTTGTTCTCGGAGGAGCCATCGGAAATCTGATCGACAGAACATTATACGGAGTCTTTTACGGTTATGCCCCGGTGTTTTATGGAAGGGTAGTCGATTTTTTTAACGTCGACTTTTTTGATTTTACCATTTTCGGAAAGACATTCGATAGGTGGCCTATTTTCAACATCGCGGATGCATCGGTTACTATCGGTGTTGTCCTGCTTTTGATTTTCCATAAAACTCTTCCGGAAGGGAAAAAAGAGGTGGAGAATCAGCTGACTCCAGATTCCGAGATGAAACTTAATGATGATGCTGTGATTAATAATTCCGCAGAATTAGAATTGGCGGAAAATTCGGGAAAAGATGGCCAGGATAATATCAGAAAAGAAGATTAGGATCCTTCTCCCCGAAGGTAAAAAGAAAGAAAGAATCGATACTTACCTTACAAACTCAGTTGAAAATGCCACGCGCTCTCGAATTCAAAAACTGATTAAAGCAAACCTGGTTACTGTTGACGGTAAAATAGTAAAACCGAATTTTATTGTTACACCCGGGCAGCTTATTGAACTAACCATCCCGATGACACCCCGCCCGGAAGAGACTGAACCTGAGGATATTCCACTTAATATAGTTTTCGAGGACGATTACCTAATTATCGTAAATAAACCGCCTGGAATGGTTGCTCATCCATCCCTGGGTAACTATTCAGGAACTCTTGTAAATGCGCTTCTTCACCATACTCAGAAATTGAGCAGGTTGAATCAGCCCGGTCGGCCCGGAATTGTCCACAGGATTGATAAGGATACAAGCGGATTACTTCTTATTGCAAAAGATGAATGGACTCATGCTCAATTAGCACGACAATTTGCCAATCATTCAATCGATAGGGAATATTGGGCTGTATGCTGGGGATTGTTTAAAGATAGAAAAGGGGAAATAATCGGAAATATTACCAGGAGCAATAAGGACCGTAAACTTTTTACTGTAAGCAGGACCGAAGGTAAATATGCTCATACATTTTACGAAGTTATTGAAGAATTTGAATTCGCATCGCTGGTTAAATTAAAATTGAAAACAGGAAGAACTCACCAGATCCGGGTTCATATGACTCACATTAAACATCCGATATTCGGCGATCCTTCCTACGGCGGAAGAAAAATTGTTTACGGCTCTGAATTTTCTAAAATGAAAAGTCGTGTTGAAAATTTATTGCAGATAATTTCCCGCCAGGCGCTTCACGCAAAAACACTGGGTTTTATCCATCCCCACACAAAAGAAAAAGTTTTCTTCGATTCAAATCTTCCGGATGATATCTCTGACCTGATTAATAAACTGAGAGACTGAAAAAATCGGCTATTCTGTTTTCCCTGTATCCATTCTTTCTGATTGCGCTATTTTACTCAATTTTAATTCCCAGTTCTCCTGAAATAATATTGAACAGCTCCCGTTCATCCAGCAATTTACTCTTCATCAGTGCTTTTATAAATGGTATCTTGTTTTTATGTGCGTAATTCACCAATTCCTGAATAGTATCATAACCGAATGTTGTAATTAAGGAAGCTGCGATTGCTGAACTGTTAATTAAATTCAGCTTGCACCTTTCAATATTTGCTGTGATCCCCTGAATGCAATTTTTAGTCAGGTTATTAATTGAATCTCTGAGAAGCAGTATCGATTTTAAAAATAAGTGACCGAGCATCGGTATGAATGGATTTAACTCAAGATTTCCGCTGCCGGCAAGGTTGGAAATAACAACATCATGACCCTTAACCAATTCACATATTTGAATAGTGTTTTCAAGTATTACGGGATTTACCTTCCCGGGCATGATTGTAGAACCCGATTGCTTGGGCGGAATATTAATTTCACCTATTCCGCCTGCAGGTCCGCTCGATAGAAATCTTAAATCGTTACAGATTTTTAATACGGAGACAGCACCCGCTTTAATTATTCCGTGTGCTTCAACAAACATATCCAGATTCTGTGTTGCATCTATGAGATTATCACTTTTTTCGATAGGGAGTTTGGTTATCTTTTTCAATATACTGTTTACATTTAGAACATATTCTTTTGTTGCGGAAATTGAATTGCCTACGGCCGTGCCTCCAAGATTAACTGAATGGAGTCTCTCCTCCGAAATGTAAATCCGCTGTCTTTCCCGAGCAATTGCCTGTGCATAAGCGCCAAATTCCTGACCGAGTGTAATTGGAACTGCGTCCTGTAATTGTGTTCGGCCAAGTTTAATTACATTTTTAAATTCTTCTTCTTTCGCATGCAGAGCATTCTGAAGTGATTCAAAAGAATCTGAAAGCTGCCGAAGCAGGTAGATCGATGCAACCTTTAGAGAAGTCGGAAAAGTATCGTTTGTAGACTGGCTCATGTTTACATCGTCGAGCGGATTGATTGAATCATATTCACCCGGCTTTTTACCGAGAAGAAGCAATGCTTCATTAGTGATTACTTCATTGAGGTTCATATTAAGTGAAGTGCCCGCTCCTCCCTGAAAAGGGTCGACAGGAATTTTACGGTAAATCTCATACGAACTATTTGATATTGCATTTTCGGTTTCTTTCAGGAGATTACGAATAGCTTCTTCAACAGCTTCAAATTTTTCTTTGAATAGTAATCCGCATTTATAATTCGTTTCTGCGGCAGCTAGTTTTACCTGCAGATAAGCCTTAATCAGATATGGATTAATCCTCTCGCCGGTTGGCGGAAAATTGTTAAGACTCCGGAACGTGTTTGTACCGTAAAGAATGTCTTCTGCCATTTCAACTTCACCCTGTGTATCCTTTTCAATTCTCATTTATCCTTTTCCCGCTTTTTAGCTTTGTAAAAATAAAACACTTTTGATCAAATAATAAAAAAAGACCCCCGGAATCCGGGGGCCTTTTCAGAATTCTATAAGTAATAAGAATTACTTGAGCAGAAGCATCTTGTTTACTTTAACAAAATTATCTGCTTCAATTCTATATAAGTAAATGCCGGATGCGAGGTGTCTTGCGTTGAATTCAAACGTATGACTTCCTGCGCTCAGATAATTGTTAACTAGGGTTCTTACTTCTTTTCCTAATGCGTCATAGATGGTTACTCTTACATTGGATGCTTTCGGAATAGCGAACTTAATATTTGTTGTCGGGTTGAATGGATTCGGATAGTTCTGGAATAATGCATATTCGGTTGGAACGATTTCATCCTGCTCAACTGAAGTAGCTAAACCGAGAGATGCCATAGCGCCCTTTAATGCTGTTACAATGTATTTAGGATTGTGGATACCATAGCTGTGATCATAGTAGGCTGTTCTTGCATTCCAGTAAGCTTTTCTGATAGCTGGTGACCATGATGTTGCTGGAACCGGAGGGATAGTTGTTGTACCAACTTGACGGGCGACTTCTTCATAAATTTTATCGATCATGCCGTGTACTTCATCCTGAAGTCCTTCGTTAACGCCGTCATTATCATGATCCAGAGACCCGTTTAACATAAAGGTTACATCTGCAAATGAAAGTCCGAGTGATCCGCCGTGACATGGCATACAGGATTCCATATTAGATTTGCCGTCAGGATATGTCACTGCGAAAGAGTGTCCGCCTACCAGAGCAACCTGACCATTTGCAACCGGTGTTGCAACACCATACATGTGACAGGCTACACATGATCCATGTGCTTGTGTAATACCGAAGTGATTTGAACTGGCCAGTTTTACACCGCCTAATTCAAACATATTATTTCCTACTAGCATATCACCCTGAGCACCATAGTGAGGACCAAACCGAGAATTTAGCGTCGCTGCAGCTGCAGCAGCATTTGCTTCAGATCTTGACTGATGGCAGTTGAAGCATATTGCGCCGTTACCTGCATTTGCCTGGTTTATTGTAATAGTTGTATTGTTGGGTGCAAGTAGGTTTGCTGTAACTTTTCTTAATTGATGAGGATTAGTTGCATTATGCGGATCGTGGCATCCTGCACAGGTAATAGGATTGTATGAAACATCAAAATAAGGATCTGAAGTTGATACATTATCAACATATTGTTTAAATCCAGAACCGGTGTGGCATCTTACACAGCCTTCTCTGCCCGGACCGCTCTCGTCAACAACACCGGCATGAACTGATGCGTCAAACTGTTCCGGAAGAAGATGGTGAGTTCCTGAATCATGGCAGTATGCGCAAACATCAGGATTATAGGTAGCTACCATTCTGAAATCTGTTGTAGCCCCTAAGTGGGTTGAACCCGGTCCATGACACGATTCGCACTGAACATTTGCTCTGAGCATTGCGTCCGGGAATTGTGCAACTAATGTTGCTGTCATACCCGGTGCGAGAACTGTCGGGAATGTGAATGGGAAATCGTCGAATCCGTCATTTGCTGCCGTTGTATTGTGACCTGTAGAATGGCAGGAAATACAGTTAGCGCCGAAATGATCACTGCCTTGTCCTTCAAATTCTTCTGTAAGTGTAGTTGCGTGACCGGTATTTGACCACTCAGTAACATAACTTGGGTGACAGGTCTGGCAGTTTACATTTTTGTTTACTCCGTCAACAAATGTATTTGTATAACCGAGATATTTTGCGGAATTAAATCCGACTGTTGCGCTGTATGCGCCGGAAGTTGCCTTTAATTCATAGGCACCGACTTTGTCAGGTTTAAATGTAACTACAACCGTGTTGTCATCAACTACATGCACTGTTGTACCAACTGCGGCAGTTGAACCTAATGGTCTTCTTGTAATAGACCAGGTAACTGTTCCAATTGCCTGACCGGTTAGAACCGCTTTAAAATACATCTGACTATTAACGCCGACATTCTTTAATCCCGTAAAAGCAGAAGTGTAAATATCGGTTGTCGATCTTGCTACATCTCTTGGTGAAACACCAAATGGTTCAACAGTAAAAGAGATTGGTGTGGTTTGAGAATAGAGAGATGAACAAAATAGAACAAATAACAGAAGAGTGGTAAGTTTTCGAATCATAATCATGCCTCCATTAAAGAGTATTTTGTTAAGTATTTAAGAATCATTTTAATGATAAAAAGATTTCTAACTTTATTTACCGATTTCGGTGTCTAATATAAAAATATTAATAAAGATGTCAAAGTCTAAATTAGAGATTCCATAGTAAAAAATCTTTTTATCTGAAATTAATTGCGGCAATATTCATTCCAATCCAAATTTGAATAAACTCCCAGCTATTCGTATATTTTTTCCTAAATTCTGGAAGAAAAATGCTTATTTATAATACCTTTTCTAAAACTAAAGAAGAATTCATCCCTTTAACTCCTCCGGAGGTGACTTTCTATGTCTGCGGGCCGACTGTCTATGACTATTTCCATATCGGCAATGCTAGATCTTTTATAATGGCTGATATTTTCCGGAGATATCTTGAATACAAAGGTTTTAATGTTAAATTCGTTATGAACCTTACTGATGTGGACGATAGAATTATTAAGAAGTCGATTGATCAGAAAAAACCTTCTGCTGAAATTTCAAATTTTTATATTGATGCCTTTTTAGAAGACATTGAAAAATTAAGAGTAAAACCTGCTTCGGTTTTCCCGAAAGCCACTCAGCATATTCCGGAAATGATAAGCATCATAAAAGAATTAATTGAGAATGGAAAGGCTTACAATGTTGATGGCAATGTTTTTTATGATGTCTCTAAATTCCCTGATTACGGAAAACTGAGCGGTAAGAATCTTGAAGAACTTACGGCAGGTGCCAGGGTGGAAATAAATGAAACAAAAAAGAATCCGCTCGATTTTGCCCTCTGGAAAAAAGCAAAAGAAGGAGAACCATTTTGGGAGAGCCCCTGGGGAAATGGCAGACCCGGCTGGCATATAGAATGTTCTGCGATGAGCTCAAAACATCTTGGCGAAACTATTGATATCCATGCAGGTGGTAACGATCTTATTTTTCCGCATCATGAGAATGAAATTGCTCAGAGCGAGGGCGCTCATGGACATAAATTTGTAAAGTATTGGATCCACTTCGGATTTCTGAATATCAATGAAGAGAAAATGTCTAAATCCTTAGGCAATTTTTTAACGGCTAGAGAAATACTGAAAAAATATTCAGCCGAAGCTATCCGTCTTTTCTTTACTCAAACCTATTATGGCGGCCCTCTCAATTTCAGTTTTGAACTTCTTGCCGCTGCTGAAAAAGGTGTGGAAAAAATTAAGAACCTTGCGGAGAAAATTGAAGAGGAAATTAAGAAAGATAATAATGTCGGTATCCTCCCCGAGTTCGATCTGAAATACTATTATGATGAATTTGCAAAAGTAATGGACGACGATCTGAATACCTCTCAGGCTGTTGCTCTTATTTTTGACCTTGTACGTAATGCCAATAAAATTATCTCAGATTATGAAAATATTAATGTTTCTTTTTATCAAGATCTGAAACAGTTTCTTACCCGCACAGCCCAGGAAGTATTCGGGATAGTGCATTTTAATGAAATTACCCGTCCTGAATCCTTGGGCATTGATCATAAATTAATCGAACTTCTTCTCGAACTTCGGATTAAACTTAAAAAAGAGAAGAATTTTATTCTGGCAGACCTGATTCGCGATGAATTAAATAAACTCGGAATAGAATTAAAAGACGGCAAAGAAGGTACTTCATATAAAATAAAATGATTTCTATATTGTCGTGTCATTTGAAATAATTATGAATTCACGGGAAAGAAAATGAAAATAAAATTTTTAGCTGTATTTATTATTATAAGTGCTTCCGGAATACTCGCTCAAGGTTCAAGCGGAACCGATGCAAAATATGAATATAGAAATCTGATTGATCTGCCTACAGCCGGGATTGTTGAAAAAGGATTTGTCGGAGTTTCGATCGATGTGATGCCCCTTGGCGTAGTTGTCTCTAAAATTGAAGTCGGTGTTTTCGAAAATTTCAGCTTTGGTATTTCGTACGGCGGTAACAATATTATTGGAAGAGGCAAGATAACAGGATATAAACTGCCGGGGATAAATCTAAGGGCTCGAATTTTTAATGAGTCGGAAACGCTTCCCGCAATCACACTCGGATTCGATTCACAGGGCAAAGGTGAATTCAATAAAACTTTGAACCGTTATGAAATTAAATCTCCCGGTTTTTTTGCTGTAGCTTCAAAGAATTTCGATTTCTACGGTTATTTCAGCATTCACGGTCTTATCAATTATTCACTTGAACGGGATGATAACGATAAAGACCTGAACCTTGGATTCGGATTTGAAAAAACTCTTGGATCCAAACTATCTATTGTCGGTGAATACGACTTTGCAATAAATGACAATACAAACAATTCGATCGGAGAGGGGACGGGATATTTAAATCTTGGCATCCGTTGGTCTATAGGTGACGGATTGACTCTGGGATTAAATCTCAGGGACCTGCTCGATAATAAAAAAATCTCAGGTTCCAGAGCTGATAGGGGAATTTTTGTTGAATACATTAAAGCCATCTTCTAAAAATGTAGAAAATCCTAAACAATCCTGTCTAATTTATTATACATCTCTACATCTAGTTACCCGCTTTTGTCCTATTATCTAAGTTTTATAAGGCATATTTTTTGCATAACTAAAAATGATTTATCCATGGGTGGTTGATATGAAAACATTAAAATTTTTAATCGTACTGCTTCCTCTCTTATCTTTTGGAGGATGTTACACACAACTTGCTCTTCGTGATTCAGACGACAGAGATTATTACGAGGATGAATACGCTTACGAGGACGAAGTAGCCGATACACTGGATAACGAAGAATATGTTGAAGATCAGGGAGTATATGAGGACGATTATTACTATGAGCGCAACCGTTCATACCGACGATTCTACCTCGGTTATTATCCCTCATCCAGTTTCTACTTTGGAATTGGCAGATATTACGATCCTTTCTGGTACGATTGGTATTGCTGCGATTATGGATACTGGCCATGGAATCACTATTCTTATTCATACTATCCGGGATATTTCTATAATCGGTATTATGGTTGGTGGGTGAATAACTGGTCTTGGAATAATCCTTATTATTGGAATAATTATGGTAACTATAATTACCCCAATAATTATAACTTTAAATATCGAACAGCTTATACTAAACTTCGTGATTCCGGCGATCGGAGCGGCGATAGAACAAGTTCCTTGAGAGACCGTAATAGTAGCCGTTCAAGTTCTTATACGGACCGTGATGGATCGATTCGAACCAGAGATGTGGATCTCAATAGATCAAGCGTTTCTAGAAGCAGGGAGAAAACAACAGGTAACTCGAGAGTTTCTAAGGAATCCGCTGCAAGCAGGAGAGAATCACCTTCTGCTGTAAAAGAAAGTACGTCAAGAAGGCCTTCGAGCAGCAGTAAGTCGGAAAGAGTTTCTCCGCCTCCTTCAAGAGAAAGGAGTTCAAGCAGGAAAGAATCGGCCGACCGCAGCAGAAGCGGATCGTATGACTCTGGAAGATCGGGTCGTTCTACACCGTCTTATTCACCTCCCAGCAGTTCTAGATCTTCGTCACCGTCTTACAGTCCGCCGTCACGTTCCGGTTCGGAGAATT
It includes:
- a CDS encoding conjugal transfer protein TraR; the protein is MAKKVDKKKTAKTPVKKKTVKKSTPKPKVKKQVKVKKAVKVKAPAKKPVKSSASRSKHVEVISPTKKVRKIQGYSKKDLEEFRKVIIEKRTEIIDQLQALKDQMMDPTTGQYVNENSPYSLHMAEQGTDAMEREKLYLWAQRENKFLGYLDDALQRIENGTYGICIECIDEPQYLCPTCPLIPKDRLMAVPHTQHCLQVKQKMKA
- the lspA gene encoding signal peptidase II, whose amino-acid sequence is MKVLYTTLIIVVADQLTKFFVKGGTIPLLNLRVDGMYYGQSHEVWGDFFKITFVENPGLAFGIDVNDTSKLFLSLFSLLASIGIFYYLYKSRDQKLVIRFALALVLGGAIGNLIDRTLYGVFYGYAPVFYGRVVDFFNVDFFDFTIFGKTFDRWPIFNIADASVTIGVVLLLIFHKTLPEGKKEVENQLTPDSEMKLNDDAVINNSAELELAENSGKDGQDNIRKED
- a CDS encoding RluA family pseudouridine synthase, producing MARIISEKKIRILLPEGKKKERIDTYLTNSVENATRSRIQKLIKANLVTVDGKIVKPNFIVTPGQLIELTIPMTPRPEETEPEDIPLNIVFEDDYLIIVNKPPGMVAHPSLGNYSGTLVNALLHHTQKLSRLNQPGRPGIVHRIDKDTSGLLLIAKDEWTHAQLARQFANHSIDREYWAVCWGLFKDRKGEIIGNITRSNKDRKLFTVSRTEGKYAHTFYEVIEEFEFASLVKLKLKTGRTHQIRVHMTHIKHPIFGDPSYGGRKIVYGSEFSKMKSRVENLLQIISRQALHAKTLGFIHPHTKEKVFFDSNLPDDISDLINKLRD
- a CDS encoding aspartate ammonia-lyase, with amino-acid sequence MRIEKDTQGEVEMAEDILYGTNTFRSLNNFPPTGERINPYLIKAYLQVKLAAAETNYKCGLLFKEKFEAVEEAIRNLLKETENAISNSSYEIYRKIPVDPFQGGAGTSLNMNLNEVITNEALLLLGKKPGEYDSINPLDDVNMSQSTNDTFPTSLKVASIYLLRQLSDSFESLQNALHAKEEEFKNVIKLGRTQLQDAVPITLGQEFGAYAQAIARERQRIYISEERLHSVNLGGTAVGNSISATKEYVLNVNSILKKITKLPIEKSDNLIDATQNLDMFVEAHGIIKAGAVSVLKICNDLRFLSSGPAGGIGEINIPPKQSGSTIMPGKVNPVILENTIQICELVKGHDVVISNLAGSGNLELNPFIPMLGHLFLKSILLLRDSINNLTKNCIQGITANIERCKLNLINSSAIAASLITTFGYDTIQELVNYAHKNKIPFIKALMKSKLLDERELFNIISGELGIKIE
- a CDS encoding T9SS type A sorting domain-containing protein, yielding MIRKLTTLLLFVLFCSSLYSQTTPISFTVEPFGVSPRDVARSTTDIYTSAFTGLKNVGVNSQMYFKAVLTGQAIGTVTWSITRRPLGSTAAVGTTVHVVDDNTVVVTFKPDKVGAYELKATSGAYSATVGFNSAKYLGYTNTFVDGVNKNVNCQTCHPSYVTEWSNTGHATTLTEEFEGQGSDHFGANCISCHSTGHNTTAANDGFDDFPFTFPTVLAPGMTATLVAQFPDAMLRANVQCESCHGPGSTHLGATTDFRMVATYNPDVCAYCHDSGTHHLLPEQFDASVHAGVVDESGPGREGCVRCHTGSGFKQYVDNVSTSDPYFDVSYNPITCAGCHDPHNATNPHQLRKVTANLLAPNNTTITINQANAGNGAICFNCHQSRSEANAAAAAATLNSRFGPHYGAQGDMLVGNNMFELGGVKLASSNHFGITQAHGSCVACHMYGVATPVANGQVALVGGHSFAVTYPDGKSNMESCMPCHGGSLGLSFADVTFMLNGSLDHDNDGVNEGLQDEVHGMIDKIYEEVARQVGTTTIPPVPATSWSPAIRKAYWNARTAYYDHSYGIHNPKYIVTALKGAMASLGLATSVEQDEIVPTEYALFQNYPNPFNPTTNIKFAIPKASNVRVTIYDALGKEVRTLVNNYLSAGSHTFEFNARHLASGIYLYRIEADNFVKVNKMLLLK
- the cysS gene encoding cysteine--tRNA ligase; amino-acid sequence: MLIYNTFSKTKEEFIPLTPPEVTFYVCGPTVYDYFHIGNARSFIMADIFRRYLEYKGFNVKFVMNLTDVDDRIIKKSIDQKKPSAEISNFYIDAFLEDIEKLRVKPASVFPKATQHIPEMISIIKELIENGKAYNVDGNVFYDVSKFPDYGKLSGKNLEELTAGARVEINETKKNPLDFALWKKAKEGEPFWESPWGNGRPGWHIECSAMSSKHLGETIDIHAGGNDLIFPHHENEIAQSEGAHGHKFVKYWIHFGFLNINEEKMSKSLGNFLTAREILKKYSAEAIRLFFTQTYYGGPLNFSFELLAAAEKGVEKIKNLAEKIEEEIKKDNNVGILPEFDLKYYYDEFAKVMDDDLNTSQAVALIFDLVRNANKIISDYENINVSFYQDLKQFLTRTAQEVFGIVHFNEITRPESLGIDHKLIELLLELRIKLKKEKNFILADLIRDELNKLGIELKDGKEGTSYKIK